From a single Wolbachia endosymbiont of Oedothorax gibbosus genomic region:
- a CDS encoding outer membrane beta-barrel protein, with protein MKIKRLCALAVLLTSSLAGAASNSASKSEDQYYAGLNFGAGWGSGLKIKPSVVFGYHYDKSSKFELEVLTDISDMFGTTKTMGASLLANYRYYPDLDIDPVKLYVSGGLGGHLQVYPFLIAGNEVLDKVLGAISYKLKVGVDYEIAPQIVGTAGIAAGGQLSGIKTKQIPDATLEVGVRYNF; from the coding sequence ATGAAAATAAAGAGATTGTGTGCTTTAGCTGTGTTACTTACTTCATCTCTAGCAGGTGCAGCTAGCAATAGTGCAAGTAAGTCAGAAGATCAGTACTATGCAGGTTTAAACTTTGGTGCTGGATGGGGTAGTGGCTTAAAAATAAAACCTAGCGTTGTTTTTGGCTATCATTATGACAAAAGCTCTAAGTTTGAACTTGAGGTTCTCACTGACATAAGTGATATGTTTGGTACAACAAAGACAATGGGGGCTAGCTTATTAGCCAATTATCGTTATTACCCTGACCTTGATATTGATCCCGTTAAGCTATATGTTAGCGGAGGTTTAGGAGGACATCTACAAGTATATCCTTTTCTTATTGCTGGCAATGAAGTACTAGATAAAGTACTGGGTGCTATTTCCTATAAACTAAAGGTTGGTGTTGATTATGAAATTGCTCCACAGATAGTTGGTACAGCTGGTATTGCTGCAGGCGGGCAACTAAGTGGTATAAAAACAAAACAAATACCAGATGCAACTCTGGAGGTAGGAGTACGTTA